The Sphingomonas sp. So64.6b genome includes a region encoding these proteins:
- the argC gene encoding N-acetyl-gamma-glutamyl-phosphate reductase, translating into MTVSLFIDGAAGTTGLEIRERLASRADIAIIEIDDARRKDATARAEALNDADFVILCLPDDAAREAVALITNDRTRVIDASTAFRTAEGWSYGFPELEPGQTAAIAEAMRVSNPGCYPTGFLALVRPLVRMGLVPVDWPITVNAVSGYSGGGKSMIAEYEGSNPPPAARAYALGLAHKHVPEMQKHARLEHAPIFMPSVANTYRGMIVEVPLPLHAFPRRPSLHVCEAVLSEAYRDCALIRIAEGDTDTIAIEADAGTDRLTLRVCGNPDTGQARLIATLDNLGKGAAGAAVQNLNIMAGFDPIAGLTV; encoded by the coding sequence ATGACTGTCAGCCTGTTCATCGACGGCGCCGCCGGCACCACTGGCCTCGAGATTCGCGAGCGGCTCGCCAGTCGCGCCGATATCGCCATCATCGAGATTGACGATGCACGGCGCAAGGACGCGACCGCGCGGGCCGAAGCGCTGAACGATGCCGATTTCGTCATCCTCTGCTTGCCCGACGACGCCGCGCGCGAAGCGGTGGCGCTGATCACCAATGACCGAACCCGCGTGATCGATGCATCGACCGCATTTCGCACGGCGGAGGGCTGGTCCTACGGTTTCCCCGAGCTCGAACCCGGTCAGACCGCGGCGATCGCCGAAGCGATGCGGGTGAGCAATCCCGGCTGTTATCCGACCGGGTTCCTTGCGCTGGTGCGTCCGCTGGTGCGCATGGGTCTGGTGCCGGTCGACTGGCCGATCACGGTCAATGCCGTGTCGGGCTATTCCGGTGGCGGCAAGTCGATGATCGCCGAATATGAGGGCAGCAATCCGCCGCCCGCCGCTCGCGCCTATGCACTTGGTCTTGCCCATAAGCATGTACCCGAGATGCAGAAACATGCGCGGCTCGAACATGCGCCGATCTTCATGCCCTCGGTCGCCAATACCTATCGCGGGATGATCGTCGAAGTACCGCTGCCGCTTCACGCGTTTCCGCGACGGCCGAGCCTGCATGTGTGCGAGGCGGTGCTCAGCGAGGCTTATCGTGACTGTGCGCTGATCCGCATCGCCGAGGGCGACACCGACACGATAGCGATCGAGGCGGATGCGGGCACCGACCGACTCACGCTCCGCGTGTGCGGCAATCCCGACACCGGTCAGGCGCGGCTGATCGCGACGCTCGACAATCTCGGCAAGGGAGCGGCGGGTGCGGCGGTGCAGAATCTGAACATCATGGCAGGATTCGACCCAATCGCCGGGCTGACTGTCTAA
- a CDS encoding TonB-dependent receptor, giving the protein MLAHTLSALLASTAIAQTTPEPVAPPPVTPTLAVPGTQERDEEDVQRSSVASDIIVTARRRAEAVQDVPIAISVVGVKELDSTGSFNVQRLQQLQPTLQFYSSNPRNSSVNIRGLGAPLGLTNDGIDQGVGVYIDQVYFSRVAVATLDFLDVQQVETLRGPQGTLYGKNTVAGAINITSKPPSFDFEGRAEVTAGNLSFKQAKASVSGPISDTLAVRLGLSTTSRRGTIFNVATGTYVNAQDNIGVRGALLWKATDSLNLTLSGDYNRQDPACCAQIFVRTGTTQRALNRQYDALSAALNYVVPSRNPFDRVTDVDAELNAKNVLGGVSLRGELELGSGTLTSVTAWRFWDWGPKNDRDFTGLPITTLSQNPTKQNQYTQEFRYAGKGSGFDYVLGVFGFYQDIHTTGTQRQGSAASRWLISPTVRDTTAPGSPFLYLDPTVLDGLTAENDIRLKNFSGAVFGKLNWDLTDKFTISPGVRVNYDNKIGSYVSIVRDAQGNLVPATGGNPRQIEQRTAIQPQAFRDETYKAWNLTYDLTASYKATRDILFYATYAHTFKSGGLNLNGVPVVGGVAQTQFAQIKPEKVDHFELGLKSQFWDRRATLNLTAYWTQIKDYQAIVNDSSTSALRGYLANANKVRVRGIEADFSIRPTARFNFYANGAYTDPKYIDFKNAPCPPELSGGGSGAVIGAPGAPGTNSPLVCNISGQLLPGISKWAFSYGGEYNVPAKLFGLDGEAYLAADANSRTTFSSNASRSIYTDINGYTLANFRVGYRTDDFNVFGWVRNAFDAKYFELLATTPGNTGLIAGNPGDPRTYGLTVSASF; this is encoded by the coding sequence ATGCTCGCTCACACTCTTTCCGCTTTGTTGGCTTCGACCGCGATTGCACAAACGACTCCGGAACCCGTTGCTCCGCCGCCTGTCACGCCGACCCTGGCCGTTCCCGGTACGCAAGAGCGTGACGAAGAGGATGTTCAGCGCAGCTCGGTCGCGTCCGACATCATCGTCACCGCACGCCGTCGCGCGGAAGCGGTGCAGGATGTGCCGATCGCGATCTCGGTGGTCGGCGTCAAGGAACTGGACAGCACCGGCAGCTTCAACGTGCAGCGGCTTCAACAGCTTCAGCCGACGCTGCAATTCTATTCGTCGAACCCGCGCAATTCGTCGGTCAACATCCGCGGGCTTGGCGCGCCGCTCGGCCTGACCAATGACGGAATCGACCAGGGGGTCGGTGTCTATATCGACCAGGTCTATTTCAGCCGCGTCGCGGTTGCCACGCTCGATTTCCTCGACGTGCAGCAGGTCGAGACGCTGCGCGGTCCGCAGGGTACGCTTTATGGCAAGAACACGGTGGCCGGCGCGATCAACATCACGTCGAAGCCGCCAAGCTTCGATTTCGAGGGACGCGCCGAAGTCACCGCCGGCAACCTTTCGTTCAAACAGGCCAAGGCGTCGGTTTCGGGCCCGATCAGTGACACGCTCGCTGTGCGTCTCGGTCTTTCGACCACCAGCCGGCGCGGCACGATCTTCAATGTCGCGACGGGCACCTATGTCAACGCGCAGGATAATATCGGCGTTCGCGGTGCATTGCTGTGGAAGGCAACCGACAGCCTCAACCTGACCTTGTCGGGCGATTATAATCGTCAGGACCCGGCGTGCTGCGCGCAGATCTTCGTTCGGACCGGCACGACGCAGCGCGCGCTAAACCGTCAATACGATGCATTGTCGGCCGCGCTGAACTATGTCGTGCCGAGCCGCAATCCGTTCGACCGCGTGACCGATGTCGATGCCGAACTGAACGCGAAGAACGTGCTTGGCGGCGTGTCGCTGCGCGGCGAGCTGGAACTGGGTTCCGGAACATTGACCTCGGTCACGGCATGGCGTTTCTGGGACTGGGGGCCGAAGAACGATCGCGATTTCACCGGCCTGCCGATTACTACCTTGTCGCAGAACCCGACCAAGCAGAATCAGTACACGCAGGAATTCCGCTATGCCGGGAAGGGCAGCGGTTTCGACTATGTCCTTGGCGTCTTCGGTTTCTATCAGGACATCCATACCACCGGGACCCAGCGGCAAGGATCGGCGGCGAGCCGTTGGCTGATCAGCCCGACCGTGCGCGATACGACGGCACCCGGTAGTCCCTTCCTGTATCTCGACCCGACCGTGCTCGACGGCCTGACCGCAGAAAACGATATTCGCCTGAAAAACTTCAGTGGTGCGGTGTTCGGCAAGCTCAACTGGGATCTGACCGATAAATTCACGATCTCGCCCGGCGTCCGCGTCAACTATGACAACAAGATCGGCAGCTACGTCAGCATCGTGAGGGATGCGCAGGGGAATCTCGTTCCCGCAACTGGTGGAAATCCGCGCCAGATTGAACAGCGCACAGCGATTCAGCCACAGGCATTCAGGGACGAAACTTATAAGGCCTGGAACCTCACCTATGATCTGACAGCGTCATACAAAGCGACGCGCGATATCCTGTTCTACGCAACCTATGCGCACACGTTCAAATCGGGCGGCCTGAACCTCAACGGGGTGCCAGTCGTGGGTGGCGTCGCTCAGACTCAGTTCGCCCAGATCAAGCCAGAAAAGGTCGATCATTTCGAACTTGGTCTGAAATCGCAGTTCTGGGATCGCAGAGCGACACTCAACCTCACCGCCTACTGGACCCAGATCAAGGATTATCAGGCGATCGTGAATGACAGCTCGACCTCTGCGTTGCGCGGGTACCTGGCCAATGCGAACAAAGTGCGGGTGCGTGGTATCGAGGCTGACTTCTCCATCCGCCCAACGGCGCGGTTCAACTTCTATGCGAACGGCGCCTATACCGATCCAAAATATATCGACTTCAAGAATGCACCTTGCCCGCCTGAACTCTCGGGTGGCGGCAGCGGCGCGGTGATCGGTGCGCCGGGCGCGCCGGGCACCAACAGTCCGCTGGTCTGCAACATTTCGGGCCAGTTGCTGCCCGGCATTTCGAAATGGGCTTTCTCCTATGGCGGGGAGTATAACGTTCCGGCAAAACTGTTTGGACTTGATGGCGAAGCGTATCTGGCGGCCGATGCCAATTCGCGGACCACATTCTCGTCCAATGCCTCGCGCTCGATCTATACCGATATCAACGGCTACACCCTCGCGAACTTCCGCGTCGGATATCGCACCGACGACTTCAATGTCTTCGGTTGGGTGCGGAACGCCTTTGATGCAAAGTATTTCGAATTGCTCGCGACCACGCCGGGCAACACCGGCCTGATCGCCGGCAACCCTGGCGATCCACGCACTTACGGGCTGACGGTCAGCGCCTCATTCTAA
- a CDS encoding MarR family transcriptional regulator, which translates to MQALVDYVRSGEPDLTNRQMALLLVVYLKPGPHTVRGLARVLNVSKPVVTRALNRLGALGYLRRQRDDSDKRNIFVAKTSEGAEFLEEFGQFLGDAEQPAARRASA; encoded by the coding sequence ATGCAGGCGCTGGTCGATTATGTACGATCCGGCGAACCCGATCTGACCAATCGACAAATGGCTTTGTTGCTTGTCGTCTATCTCAAACCGGGGCCCCATACGGTGCGTGGGCTTGCCCGAGTGCTGAATGTATCTAAACCGGTCGTCACACGCGCCTTGAACAGGCTCGGTGCGCTGGGCTATCTGCGCCGCCAGCGCGACGATAGCGACAAGCGCAACATTTTCGTCGCCAAGACCAGTGAAGGGGCAGAGTTTCTTGAAGAGTTCGGGCAATTCCTCGGCGATGCCGAGCAACCCGCCGCCCGCCGGGCCAGCGCGTAG
- a CDS encoding lipoprotein-releasing ABC transporter permease subunit — protein MILSRYERMIARRYLLPGRGEAFIFLVAGISLVAVMLGVAALVIVMSVMNGFRAELFDKIVGLNGHAVVQGVGGRLPDWREIVKNAQATPGVTSATPMIEQPLMTTYNGRVEGVLVRGMRVEDILGNPTIRSKVVMGSLSNLKQGSGKIAIGSRLAEALGAQVGSEISLISPQGPTTPFGTVPRIVSYTVGAIFEIGVYDYDKAYVIMPLADAQTLLLLGDNVGMVEIQTQDADRVGTILAPLADKIGGRAVVADWRQLNAQLFEALAVERVAMFTVLSIIILVAVFNILSSLIMLVRAKTRDIAILRTMGASRGGLMRIFMVVGTTIGALGVLAGLILGFVFLYYRQGVVNFVQFLTGQNLWDPAIRFLTELPSKTDPVEIVVIALMALVFSFLATLYPAFKAASTDPVQVLRYE, from the coding sequence ATGATATTGTCACGCTACGAACGCATGATCGCGCGGCGCTACCTCCTGCCGGGCAGGGGCGAGGCGTTCATCTTCCTTGTCGCCGGCATCAGCCTGGTCGCGGTGATGCTTGGCGTCGCCGCCCTGGTCATCGTCATGAGCGTGATGAATGGCTTTCGCGCCGAGCTGTTCGACAAGATCGTCGGGCTGAACGGTCATGCGGTGGTGCAGGGAGTCGGCGGAAGGCTGCCCGACTGGCGCGAGATCGTGAAAAACGCGCAGGCGACGCCCGGCGTGACCAGCGCTACGCCGATGATCGAACAGCCGCTGATGACCACGTACAACGGGCGGGTCGAAGGTGTGCTGGTGCGCGGCATGCGGGTCGAGGACATCCTCGGCAACCCAACGATCCGCAGCAAGGTGGTGATGGGATCGCTGAGCAATTTGAAACAGGGCAGCGGCAAGATTGCGATCGGATCGCGGCTGGCCGAAGCGCTCGGCGCGCAGGTCGGCAGCGAAATTTCGCTGATCAGTCCGCAAGGACCGACCACGCCTTTCGGCACCGTGCCGCGAATCGTATCCTACACTGTCGGCGCGATCTTCGAAATCGGCGTGTATGATTACGACAAGGCCTATGTGATCATGCCGCTGGCGGACGCGCAGACATTGCTCCTGCTCGGTGATAATGTGGGGATGGTCGAGATCCAGACCCAGGATGCCGACCGCGTCGGCACAATCCTGGCGCCGCTTGCCGACAAGATCGGGGGCAGGGCGGTGGTCGCCGACTGGCGCCAGTTGAACGCACAATTGTTCGAGGCGCTGGCGGTCGAACGCGTGGCGATGTTCACCGTGCTGTCGATCATCATCCTTGTCGCGGTGTTCAACATATTGTCGTCGCTGATCATGCTGGTACGCGCCAAGACGCGCGACATCGCGATTCTGCGCACGATGGGCGCGTCGCGCGGCGGGCTGATGCGGATCTTCATGGTGGTCGGTACGACGATTGGCGCACTTGGTGTGCTTGCCGGCCTGATCCTTGGTTTCGTCTTCCTCTATTACCGGCAGGGCGTGGTGAATTTCGTACAGTTCCTCACCGGGCAGAATCTGTGGGATCCGGCGATCCGCTTCCTGACCGAACTGCCGTCCAAGACCGATCCGGTCGAGATCGTCGTGATCGCGCTGATGGCGCTGGTGTTCAGCTTCCTTGCGACGCTCTATCCCGCATTCAAGGCGGCGAGCACCGATCCGGTACAGGTATTGCGTTATGAGTGA
- a CDS encoding CTP synthase, giving the protein MARFIFITGGVVSSLGKGLMAASLAALLQARGYRVRIRKFDPYLNVDPGTMSPYQHGEVYVTDDGAETDLDLGHYERFTGVPSRQSDNVTSGRIYQQIIARERRGDYLGATVQVIPHVTDAIKEFAQAHTDDVDFVLCEIGGTVGDIESLPFIEAIRQLRNDLGRDQSVSIHVTLVPYIAAAGELKTKPTQHSVRELAALGVQPDILVCRCEQPLPASDRAKISLFCNVPQAAVIPALDAKSIYAVPMQYHAEGLDSEVLRAFGIEPGEAPKLDRWIDIVDRLENPEGEVTIGVVGKYVGLPDAYKSLNEALVHGGIANRVKVNIQWIDAELFEQTDSDIAAKLEPLHAILVPGAFGERGAEGKIASVRFARERRVPYFGICFGMQMACIEGARDLGGIPDASSTEFGPTDEPVVGMITEWMTADGIQKREAGGDLGGTMRLGAYPAKLAGNSVVASIYGGDDISERHRHRYEVNTGYRDTLEKGGLVFSGMSPDGTLPEIVERPDHPWFIGVQFHPELKSKPFDPHPLFASFVEAAVKQSRLV; this is encoded by the coding sequence ATGGCGCGGTTTATTTTTATCACCGGCGGCGTGGTCTCCTCGCTCGGCAAAGGTCTCATGGCAGCGAGCCTCGCGGCTCTCCTGCAGGCACGCGGCTATCGCGTGCGTATCCGCAAATTCGATCCCTATCTGAACGTCGATCCCGGTACGATGTCGCCTTATCAGCATGGCGAAGTCTATGTGACCGACGACGGCGCGGAGACCGATCTCGACCTTGGCCATTACGAGCGCTTTACCGGCGTGCCGTCGCGTCAGTCGGACAATGTCACCTCAGGGCGAATCTATCAGCAGATCATCGCACGGGAACGGCGCGGCGATTACCTCGGCGCGACAGTGCAGGTCATCCCGCACGTCACCGACGCGATCAAGGAGTTCGCCCAGGCGCACACCGACGATGTCGATTTCGTGCTGTGCGAAATCGGCGGCACCGTGGGCGATATCGAATCGCTGCCCTTTATCGAGGCGATTCGCCAGTTAAGGAACGACCTTGGCCGGGATCAGTCGGTCAGCATCCACGTCACTCTGGTGCCCTACATCGCCGCCGCGGGCGAGTTGAAGACCAAGCCGACCCAGCATTCGGTGCGTGAGCTTGCCGCACTCGGAGTCCAGCCCGACATTCTGGTGTGCCGCTGCGAACAGCCGTTGCCAGCCAGCGATCGCGCCAAGATATCGCTGTTCTGCAACGTGCCGCAGGCCGCCGTCATCCCAGCGCTCGATGCGAAGAGCATTTATGCCGTGCCGATGCAGTATCATGCCGAGGGGCTCGATTCGGAAGTGCTGCGCGCGTTCGGCATCGAGCCGGGCGAAGCGCCCAAGCTCGACCGCTGGATCGACATCGTCGACCGGCTGGAGAATCCCGAAGGCGAGGTCACGATCGGCGTGGTCGGCAAATATGTCGGCCTGCCGGACGCCTATAAATCGCTCAACGAGGCGCTGGTCCATGGCGGCATCGCCAACCGGGTCAAGGTCAACATCCAGTGGATCGACGCCGAATTGTTCGAGCAGACCGACAGCGACATCGCGGCCAAGCTCGAACCACTTCATGCGATCCTCGTGCCCGGCGCGTTCGGCGAGCGTGGCGCCGAAGGCAAGATTGCCAGCGTGCGTTTTGCGCGCGAGCGCCGCGTGCCCTATTTCGGCATCTGTTTCGGCATGCAGATGGCCTGCATCGAGGGCGCGCGCGACCTGGGCGGCATCCCCGACGCGTCATCGACCGAATTCGGCCCGACCGACGAGCCGGTGGTCGGCATGATCACCGAATGGATGACCGCCGACGGCATCCAGAAGCGCGAAGCGGGCGGCGATCTGGGCGGCACGATGCGGCTCGGCGCTTATCCTGCAAAACTGGCCGGTAACAGCGTGGTCGCCTCGATCTATGGCGGGGACGATATCAGCGAGCGCCATCGCCACCGTTACGAGGTCAACACCGGCTATCGCGACACGCTCGAAAAGGGCGGCCTGGTCTTTTCGGGCATGTCACCCGACGGCACGCTGCCCGAGATCGTCGAGCGGCCCGACCATCCCTGGTTTATCGGTGTTCAGTTCCATCCCGAATTGAAGAGCAAGCCGTTCGATCCGCATCCCCTGTTCGCCAGTTTCGTCGAAGCGGCGGTCAAGCAGAGCCGGCTGGTCTGA
- the secG gene encoding preprotein translocase subunit SecG: MFTFILVVHAIIAALLVGVILVQKSEGGGLTTGGSPSGLMSARGAADFLTHATATLAAVFVALSIVLAIMASTRQTLTIDPSLARSAPVAPAAAPPPAADAATAAALAANVTAPASNNTVPLAQ, translated from the coding sequence ATGTTCACTTTCATCCTCGTCGTTCACGCCATCATCGCCGCCCTGCTGGTCGGCGTCATTCTGGTGCAGAAGTCGGAGGGTGGTGGTCTGACGACGGGCGGCAGCCCGTCGGGCCTGATGTCGGCACGCGGCGCGGCGGATTTTCTCACTCATGCGACGGCCACGCTCGCGGCGGTGTTCGTCGCATTGAGCATCGTGCTCGCGATCATGGCATCGACTCGCCAGACGCTGACGATCGATCCGTCGCTCGCCCGCAGCGCGCCGGTCGCTCCGGCTGCGGCGCCACCGCCGGCTGCGGATGCGGCGACCGCCGCTGCGCTTGCGGCGAATGTCACGGCACCAGCGAGCAACAACACGGTTCCGCTCGCCCAATAA
- a CDS encoding ABC transporter ATP-binding protein produces MSEPVLAVKGLVRSFTQGDVTIEVLRGVDLTVGKGEIVALLGPSGSGKSTLLQAIGLLEGGFGGSIRIAGSEAAKLDAHGRTLVRRDYLGFIYQFHHLLPDFNAAENVVLPQLIRDKTRAEADERAASLLTALGLGERLTHRPSQLSGGEQQRVAVARALANRPALVLADEPTGNLDEATADIVLAEFLRLVRHEGSAALVATHNERMALKMDRVVRLHEGRLG; encoded by the coding sequence ATGAGTGAGCCCGTTCTGGCCGTAAAAGGTCTGGTCCGCAGCTTTACGCAGGGCGACGTCACGATCGAAGTATTGCGCGGCGTCGACCTGACCGTGGGCAAGGGCGAGATCGTCGCGTTGCTCGGCCCATCCGGATCGGGCAAATCCACGCTGTTGCAGGCGATCGGACTGCTCGAGGGCGGGTTCGGCGGATCGATCCGGATCGCCGGCAGCGAAGCGGCGAAGCTCGATGCGCATGGCCGCACGCTGGTGCGCCGCGACTATCTCGGTTTCATCTATCAATTCCATCATTTGCTGCCGGATTTCAACGCAGCCGAGAATGTCGTCCTGCCGCAATTGATCCGCGACAAGACTCGCGCCGAGGCCGATGAGCGCGCCGCCTCGCTGCTCACTGCGCTCGGTCTCGGCGAGCGGTTGACGCACCGACCGAGCCAATTGTCGGGCGGCGAGCAGCAGCGCGTCGCCGTCGCCCGCGCGCTCGCCAACCGGCCTGCGCTGGTGCTCGCTGATGAGCCGACCGGTAATCTCGACGAGGCCACCGCCGACATCGTTCTTGCCGAGTTCCTCCGCCTCGTCCGTCACGAAGGGTCGGCGGCGCTGGTCGCGACCCATAACGAGCGGATGGCGCTGAAGATGGACCGGGTTGTGCGACTGCATGAGGGGCGGCTGGGGTGA
- a CDS encoding GNAT family protein codes for MSLWRETPVLVGRHVTLRPFVEQDSDALVEAIADDLSDLFYTVVPNAVTIHAWMAKLRNERKAGRAMPFAVLDGEGKLAGTTRFMRMSAAHSRVEIGGTLYARRVQRTGLNTEAKRLLLAHAFDELGCSCVQLRTDWLNKRSQRAIERLGAKQDGVLRNHMIMPDGHLRDTVVYSITATEWPGVRANLDHLLARHEGEKR; via the coding sequence GTGAGCCTGTGGCGCGAAACGCCGGTGCTGGTCGGACGGCATGTGACGCTTCGTCCGTTCGTCGAGCAGGATAGCGACGCCCTGGTCGAGGCGATCGCCGACGATCTGTCCGATCTGTTCTACACCGTCGTCCCGAATGCCGTGACGATCCACGCCTGGATGGCAAAACTGAGGAATGAGCGCAAGGCCGGCCGGGCGATGCCGTTCGCCGTGCTCGATGGCGAGGGCAAGCTTGCCGGGACTACGCGTTTCATGCGGATGAGCGCGGCGCATTCGCGGGTGGAGATCGGCGGCACGCTCTATGCCCGGCGCGTGCAACGGACCGGGCTCAATACCGAGGCGAAGCGGCTGCTGCTCGCCCATGCGTTCGATGAGCTTGGTTGCTCGTGCGTCCAGTTGCGCACCGACTGGCTCAACAAGCGCTCGCAACGCGCGATCGAGCGGTTGGGCGCGAAGCAGGACGGCGTGCTGCGCAATCATATGATCATGCCGGATGGCCATTTGCGTGATACCGTCGTCTATTCGATCACCGCGACCGAATGGCCGGGCGTTCGCGCCAATCTCGACCATCTGTTGGCGCGACATGAAGGGGAAAAGCGATGA
- a CDS encoding glutathione peroxidase: MTAITEMSVRAADGSSADLAAYAGKVLLIVNTASKCGFTPQYEGLEALHRKYADRGFEVLGFPCNQFGGQEPGDAAEIANFCTLTYDVTFPVFAKIDVNGSDADPLFQKLRSDAPGLLGSTGIKWNFTKFLVDREGKTIARYAPTTKPEDIEADIEKLL, from the coding sequence ATGACCGCGATCACCGAGATGAGCGTCAGGGCGGCGGACGGCAGCAGCGCCGACCTGGCTGCCTATGCCGGCAAAGTGCTATTGATCGTCAACACTGCCTCCAAATGCGGCTTTACGCCGCAATATGAGGGGCTTGAGGCGCTACACCGCAAATATGCCGATCGCGGGTTCGAGGTGCTCGGTTTTCCGTGCAACCAGTTCGGCGGTCAGGAGCCGGGCGATGCGGCGGAGATCGCGAATTTCTGCACGCTGACCTATGACGTGACTTTCCCGGTGTTCGCCAAGATCGACGTCAATGGATCCGACGCCGATCCATTGTTCCAGAAGCTGCGCTCGGACGCGCCGGGCCTGCTCGGATCGACCGGCATCAAGTGGAATTTCACCAAGTTCCTGGTCGATCGCGAAGGCAAGACGATCGCGCGCTATGCCCCGACGACCAAGCCCGAGGATATCGAGGCGGATATCGAGAAGCTGCTTTAA
- a CDS encoding SH3 domain-containing protein, which produces MPSNPPPAGPARRRFALTGPSTRLDPRTNAVRRDIADIRLAELVFAPHYAAPLAMIVEGETILRAESSPGSDTVAILKTDEIFEVLEFSGGNAWGISPAHGLVGYLDAGRLTSLAS; this is translated from the coding sequence ATGCCGAGCAACCCGCCGCCCGCCGGGCCAGCGCGTAGAAGGTTCGCACTGACCGGGCCGTCGACCAGACTCGACCCGCGTACCAATGCTGTCCGTCGCGATATCGCCGATATTCGCCTCGCGGAACTCGTCTTCGCGCCGCACTATGCCGCGCCCCTCGCCATGATCGTTGAGGGCGAGACGATTCTGCGGGCGGAATCTTCCCCGGGCTCGGATACGGTCGCGATCCTGAAGACGGACGAGATTTTCGAAGTACTCGAATTCTCCGGTGGCAATGCTTGGGGCATCTCGCCCGCACATGGACTGGTCGGCTATCTCGACGCCGGTCGCCTGACCTCGCTCGCGTCATGA